Proteins found in one Patescibacteria group bacterium genomic segment:
- a CDS encoding AMP-dependent synthetase/ligase, giving the protein MRTIYLQFREIAGKFKRRPVVHWALSGKSEKKRHWRTLNYLSFLNRVDRLSEGLRQLGVKPGDRVALMCENGPDWLASDLALNRLGAVSVPIHTTSNKPLIEYILKDSGSGFLIASNTCIKKNFEAIKEAAEKLKVIVVSREEGWREELGKEFAYFDDLLKDEAQGEIAREELASIIYTSGTTGEPKGVMLTNENLLSNIEAALEKIKIFSSDVFLSILPVSHVLERMAGNYVPVLTGASIAYAPSIKELAGSLAESKPTVIIGVPKIFENSYEKIVSEIEKKNKFIKKFFYRSLKRDQPNWVKIIADKLMYSKIRKKFGGRLRFSISGGAAINERIIKFFGRIGIKIIEGYGLTETSPIIAMNTVNDIRVGTVGRPASGVEVKIAPDKEILVKGKNVMKGYWNKKELTDEVLSAEGWFRTGDLGFLDRDNFLTIIGRKKEILVTSNGKNISPEKVEAIINLSPIISQSLVIGHKKPYLACLVVADKKQLCEKYGEGCDVKAVMEKEIDHINHQLMSHERIRKIEMIEKPFTIEEEELTPTLKVRRSIIEHKYHRLIERIYS; this is encoded by the coding sequence ATGCGGACTATTTATCTACAATTCAGGGAGATAGCCGGGAAATTCAAACGCCGGCCGGTTGTGCATTGGGCTTTGTCCGGAAAAAGCGAAAAAAAAAGGCATTGGCGCACCCTGAATTACTTAAGCTTCCTAAACCGGGTTGACCGGCTGTCAGAAGGGTTAAGGCAGCTTGGGGTTAAGCCGGGCGATCGGGTTGCCCTAATGTGCGAAAACGGACCCGACTGGCTCGCCTCTGATTTAGCTCTAAACCGCCTTGGCGCCGTCAGCGTACCTATTCATACGACTTCAAATAAGCCGCTCATCGAGTATATTTTAAAAGACTCCGGGAGCGGTTTTTTAATTGCTTCCAATACTTGCATAAAAAAGAATTTTGAAGCGATAAAAGAAGCCGCCGAAAAATTGAAAGTGATTGTTGTAAGCCGGGAAGAGGGCTGGAGGGAAGAATTGGGAAAGGAGTTCGCCTATTTTGACGATTTATTAAAAGACGAGGCTCAAGGGGAAATTGCCCGGGAAGAGCTGGCGAGTATCATCTATACTTCCGGCACTACCGGCGAGCCCAAAGGGGTGATGCTTACCAACGAGAATTTGCTTTCCAATATTGAGGCGGCTTTGGAAAAAATAAAAATATTTTCTTCAGACGTATTTTTGTCGATACTGCCGGTTTCGCATGTTTTGGAACGGATGGCCGGAAATTACGTTCCGGTTTTAACCGGCGCGTCGATCGCTTATGCTCCGAGCATCAAAGAGCTGGCGGGGAGCCTGGCCGAGTCTAAACCGACGGTAATAATCGGAGTGCCGAAGATATTTGAAAATAGCTATGAGAAGATAGTTTCCGAAATAGAGAAAAAAAACAAATTTATAAAAAAGTTTTTTTACCGCTCCTTAAAGCGCGATCAGCCGAACTGGGTGAAAATAATCGCCGATAAGCTGATGTACTCAAAAATAAGAAAAAAATTCGGCGGCCGGCTGCGTTTTTCGATTTCCGGCGGGGCGGCTATAAACGAAAGGATAATTAAGTTTTTCGGGAGAATCGGAATTAAGATAATCGAAGGCTACGGGTTGACCGAAACCTCGCCGATAATCGCCATGAATACAGTAAATGATATCCGGGTCGGAACGGTCGGCCGTCCGGCAAGCGGAGTAGAGGTAAAAATCGCCCCGGACAAGGAGATTCTGGTCAAAGGAAAAAACGTGATGAAAGGGTACTGGAATAAAAAAGAATTGACGGACGAAGTGCTTAGCGCCGAAGGCTGGTTTAGAACCGGCGATTTAGGCTTTTTGGACCGCGATAATTTTTTAACAATCATCGGGAGGAAAAAAGAAATCCTCGTAACTTCCAACGGAAAAAATATTTCGCCTGAAAAAGTGGAAGCGATAATAAATCTAAGCCCGATAATTTCCCAGAGCCTGGTAATCGGGCACAAAAAACCTTACCTTGCCTGCTTGGTGGTGGCGGACAAGAAACAGCTTTGTGAAAAATACGGAGAAGGCTGTGATGTTAAAGCGGTGATGGAGAAGGAAATTGACCATATTAACCACCAGCTCATGTCCCACGAAAGGATTAGGAAAATCGAGATGATCGAAAAGCCTTTTACGATTGAAGAAGAGGAATTAACTCCGACCCTTAAGGTGCGCCGAAGCATTATTGAGCATAAATATCATAGATTGATAGAAAGAATTTACAGCTGA
- the rseP gene encoding RIP metalloprotease RseP, whose product MLFTIIIFILVLSVLVFVHEFGHFIVARRFGVKAEEFGFGFPPRGWGIYKSKSGKWKQVFGNKPVTDAVDTVYSLNWIPLGGFVKIKGELGPSDGSVLGEVPELDGGEDSFWSKKIWQRVLIISAGVIMNVILAAVLLSIGYGIGLPQVLGEKLSSGAVVTGEKIQIVEIMPKTPAEEAALQVGDIILSVEGNKFTVYEDLQAFVNERLGKPLNYKIQRGGEIFDRRVTPKILGETGKPGIGVGIAETGIVSYPWYEAIYQGARSAIELIGVIIIAFYGLIKSLLMHEAVSGNVAGPVGIAVLTGQVARMGFVYLLQFTALLSINLAVINFLPIPALDGGRVLFLIIEKIKGKPVKRELEAIIHNIGFVILMLFVLFITFQDVAGFKDQFIHLWQRVTGL is encoded by the coding sequence ATGCTATTTACGATAATTATTTTCATTTTAGTATTGAGCGTTCTGGTTTTTGTCCATGAGTTCGGGCACTTTATCGTCGCCCGCCGCTTCGGGGTTAAAGCTGAAGAATTCGGCTTCGGCTTTCCGCCGCGGGGCTGGGGAATCTATAAATCGAAAAGCGGCAAATGGAAACAGGTTTTTGGCAATAAGCCGGTAACCGACGCGGTGGATACGGTTTATTCTTTAAACTGGATTCCCTTGGGAGGCTTCGTAAAAATTAAAGGCGAACTCGGGCCTTCGGACGGTTCGGTTCTAGGGGAAGTCCCGGAATTGGATGGCGGCGAAGACAGTTTTTGGAGCAAAAAAATCTGGCAACGGGTGCTAATCATCTCGGCCGGAGTGATCATGAACGTCATTCTAGCCGCCGTGCTTCTTTCTATCGGTTACGGGATCGGCTTACCCCAGGTTTTGGGAGAAAAATTAAGCTCGGGCGCCGTTGTTACCGGCGAAAAAATCCAGATTGTGGAAATCATGCCCAAGACTCCGGCCGAAGAAGCGGCGCTGCAAGTCGGCGATATTATTTTATCGGTTGAAGGGAATAAATTTACCGTTTACGAAGATTTGCAGGCCTTTGTTAATGAACGGCTGGGAAAACCGCTGAATTACAAAATCCAGCGCGGCGGAGAAATTTTTGACCGGCGGGTTACCCCAAAAATTCTAGGGGAAACCGGAAAGCCGGGTATCGGCGTCGGCATTGCCGAAACCGGTATCGTCAGCTACCCCTGGTACGAAGCGATTTATCAGGGAGCCAGAAGCGCTATCGAATTGATCGGCGTCATCATCATCGCTTTCTACGGCCTGATAAAATCGCTTTTGATGCATGAAGCGGTTTCGGGAAATGTCGCCGGTCCGGTGGGAATCGCGGTATTAACCGGGCAAGTCGCCCGGATGGGATTTGTTTACCTATTGCAGTTTACGGCCCTGCTTTCAATTAATCTGGCGGTCATTAACTTTTTGCCCATTCCAGCTTTGGACGGCGGCCGGGTGCTTTTCCTTATTATTGAGAAAATAAAAGGCAAGCCGGTCAAGAGGGAATTGGAAGCTATAATCCACAATATTGGTTTTGTAATATTGATGCTTTTTGTCCTCTTTATCACTTTCCAGGATGTAGCCGGTTTTAAAGACCAATTTATCCATCTTTGGCAAAGGGTAACGGGACTATAA
- the frr gene encoding ribosome recycling factor has protein sequence MNNHIQAKQGDLKSAIEFFKKDISNLRTGRANPSIFDAVVVEAYGVKTPIAGLASITISDAKSLVVSPWDKNVLKDLEKAIVEASLGVGVVNEGDKIRVSIPLMTEENRKDLVKKLNEKQEKARIALKKVREEIKDSIEGALGKKEISEDERFKFVAELDEIVRDYNEEIKKIREEKEKDIMTI, from the coding sequence ATGAACAACCATATCCAGGCCAAGCAAGGCGATCTAAAGAGCGCTATCGAATTTTTCAAAAAGGACATTTCCAACTTAAGGACCGGACGGGCCAACCCCTCAATTTTTGACGCGGTGGTGGTTGAGGCTTACGGGGTAAAAACTCCGATTGCCGGGCTGGCAAGCATTACAATTTCTGACGCTAAAAGCTTGGTCGTTTCCCCTTGGGACAAAAATGTTTTAAAAGATCTGGAGAAAGCCATCGTCGAAGCCAGCCTCGGCGTCGGCGTGGTCAATGAAGGCGACAAAATCCGGGTCAGCATTCCTTTAATGACTGAAGAGAACCGCAAAGACCTGGTTAAGAAATTAAATGAAAAGCAGGAAAAAGCCCGCATCGCCTTAAAAAAAGTCCGGGAAGAAATAAAAGATTCTATTGAAGGGGCGCTGGGTAAAAAGGAAATCTCCGAAGACGAACGCTTTAAATTCGTGGCCGAACTGGATGAGATTGTCCGCGATTATAACGAAGAGATAAAAAAGATTCGGGAAGAAAAAGAAAAAGACATCATGACCATATAA
- a CDS encoding sugar transferase yields MNTRFKKFVLLFGDILFLYLALYLALGLRYLALPTENIWQAHFAPFSFMFFGWVLIFYISGLYDLYAAVNSAQLYRKMFQSLGIASLLSVGFFYAMPAVGISPKRNLLLFIVIYVLVFILWRRIYNWLLKSQLPKNNLALIGLSNQAKELIGLFSARPQLGFEIKFIVDGGAGQPGIPSLKDITQLKSAALDYKISTLIFASNPYESDGLRAALFDCLPLNIKYVSLANFYEQLTGKVPLEEISQMWFLENLSEGRKNWFDWQKRAYDMLLALAILIATLPFWLLIAIIIKLESRGPVFIRMPRAGKNGKEFRMLKFRSMIEEGNDRSPTKADDPRVTRFGRFMRKTRIDEIPQAINILWGEMSFVGPRPERPELISELEKKIPFYRERMLVKPGVTGWDQISGEYHSPSYEDSLKKLQYDLFYIKNKSIYLDLSILLKTIATVLSRGGR; encoded by the coding sequence ATGAATACTCGTTTTAAAAAATTTGTCCTCCTTTTCGGCGACATCCTGTTTCTTTATCTGGCCCTGTATCTAGCCTTGGGTCTGCGGTATTTGGCGCTCCCGACCGAGAACATCTGGCAAGCCCACTTCGCCCCTTTTAGCTTTATGTTTTTTGGCTGGGTGCTGATTTTTTACATCTCCGGACTTTATGACTTATACGCCGCCGTGAACAGCGCCCAGCTTTACCGGAAAATGTTCCAGAGCCTTGGAATTGCTTCCCTCCTCTCTGTCGGATTCTTTTATGCCATGCCGGCCGTCGGAATTTCTCCCAAAAGAAATCTCCTTCTTTTTATCGTTATCTATGTCCTGGTCTTTATTCTTTGGCGCCGGATTTATAATTGGCTTTTAAAATCCCAATTGCCGAAAAATAATCTGGCTTTAATCGGCTTATCAAATCAGGCCAAGGAATTAATCGGACTGTTTTCCGCCCGGCCGCAACTTGGCTTTGAAATAAAATTTATTGTCGACGGAGGCGCGGGACAGCCCGGCATCCCCTCTTTAAAAGACATCACCCAGCTGAAAAGCGCGGCGCTGGATTACAAAATTTCCACTTTGATTTTTGCATCCAATCCTTATGAGTCCGATGGCCTGCGGGCGGCGCTTTTTGACTGCCTGCCCTTAAATATTAAATACGTAAGCCTTGCTAATTTTTACGAACAGCTTACCGGCAAAGTCCCGCTGGAGGAAATCAGCCAAATGTGGTTTTTAGAAAATTTAAGCGAAGGCAGAAAAAATTGGTTTGACTGGCAAAAAAGGGCTTATGACATGCTTCTGGCGCTTGCCATCTTAATCGCCACTCTTCCTTTTTGGCTTTTAATCGCCATAATCATCAAACTAGAAAGCCGGGGGCCGGTTTTTATCCGGATGCCCAGAGCCGGAAAAAACGGTAAAGAATTCCGAATGCTTAAATTCCGTTCCATGATCGAAGAAGGCAATGACCGCTCGCCTACCAAAGCTGACGACCCGCGGGTGACCCGGTTCGGAAGGTTCATGCGAAAAACTCGGATTGACGAAATTCCCCAGGCGATTAACATCCTTTGGGGCGAGATGAGTTTTGTCGGCCCCCGCCCCGAACGGCCGGAATTAATTTCGGAGCTCGAAAAAAAGATTCCTTTTTACCGGGAACGGATGCTGGTTAAGCCCGGGGTTACCGGCTGGGACCAGATTTCCGGCGAATACCATTCGCCTTCTTACGAGGATAGCTTAAAAAAACTCCAATATGATCTCTTCTATATAAAAAACAAGTCCATCTATTTGGACCTGTCCATTCTTCTAAAAACCATCGCTACGGTCTTATCCCGCGGCGGGCGGTAA
- a CDS encoding YCF48-related protein, translated as MKLEARKYNTIIKRGAMLLVLSGMAMSLSGCSVVYNAQGLTPDNDGGVFKSANKGNTWAQKTLFASLAGKALNIRGLDVNTLEMDPSDPLTLYLGSLENGLYYTYDQGETWQASGRLGKIKVNSLAVDPNSKCVLYAATQNQLYKSTDCGRFWDQAYFDNDPSIQVSSVAVNPGQSAQIFIATSRGEVIKSADAGKTWRTAGRLEKNILKIVISPQSPNIIFAGTASNGLFRSKDYGESWENLNSRLKEFQDNNQFRDLSFSRSDSGTVFLANHYGLLKSTDNGDNWTNIKLITPKEAATINAIAVNPAKSSELYYVTNTTFYHSTDGGENWSSKKLPGSRMGWKLVIDPDNPNTVYLGMKKK; from the coding sequence ATGAAATTGGAAGCGAGAAAATACAATACAATAATAAAAAGAGGGGCTATGCTTTTGGTATTATCGGGAATGGCAATGTCTCTTTCCGGCTGTTCCGTTGTTTATAATGCCCAAGGGCTTACGCCTGATAATGACGGCGGAGTTTTTAAATCGGCCAACAAAGGCAATACCTGGGCCCAAAAGACCCTTTTTGCCAGCTTAGCCGGCAAAGCCTTAAACATCCGGGGACTTGACGTCAATACCTTGGAAATGGATCCCAGCGACCCTTTGACCCTTTACCTCGGCAGTTTGGAAAACGGCCTTTATTATACTTATGACCAGGGCGAAACTTGGCAGGCTTCAGGCCGGCTAGGTAAAATTAAGGTTAATTCATTAGCCGTTGATCCAAACTCTAAGTGCGTCCTTTACGCCGCCACTCAAAATCAGCTATATAAATCCACTGACTGCGGCCGTTTTTGGGATCAGGCCTATTTTGATAATGACCCGAGCATCCAGGTGAGCTCGGTAGCGGTAAATCCCGGCCAAAGCGCCCAGATTTTTATCGCAACCAGCCGCGGAGAGGTAATTAAGAGTGCTGACGCGGGAAAAACCTGGCGGACCGCCGGCCGGCTGGAAAAGAATATTTTAAAAATCGTTATCAGCCCCCAGAGCCCGAATATTATTTTTGCCGGTACAGCCAGCAACGGCCTTTTCCGGTCAAAGGACTATGGTGAAAGCTGGGAAAACTTAAACAGCCGGTTAAAGGAATTCCAGGACAATAATCAGTTTAGGGACTTGTCTTTTAGCCGTTCCGACTCCGGTACAGTGTTTTTGGCCAATCATTACGGCCTGTTAAAATCAACCGACAATGGCGATAACTGGACTAATATAAAACTGATTACGCCGAAGGAGGCCGCTACCATTAACGCCATCGCCGTTAATCCGGCGAAATCAAGCGAATTATATTACGTCACTAATACTACTTTCTACCACTCGACTGACGGCGGCGAAAACTGGTCTTCAAAAAAACTGCCTGGAAGCCGCATGGGCTGGAAGCTCGTAATTGATCCTGATAATCCGAACACCGTCTATCTGGGAATGAAAAAGAAGTAA
- the dnaG gene encoding DNA primase, producing the protein MQPSDEIKAKLDIVDVIREYIQLRPAGMNFRANCPFHNEKTPSFMVSSEKQIWHCFGCGKGGDVLSFVMEMEGLSFVETLRQLAPRAGVVLKKVDSQITSKRNRILDILELSASFYYKVLNESQEARPASLYLKKRGLSEKTIAEWKIGYSPDSWDRVINLLKKNGYDENEIFLAGMATRKENGSGFYDRFRGRIMFPIRDFNGNVLGFSARVSPEKEKTEKMGKYINSPQTLVYDKSKVLFGLDKAKMEIKKASLAVVVEGQMDVITAHQAGFLNTIASSGTALTSEQVALLKRYTGNVALGFDMDQAGEMAAERGARGAMAAGMNISVVCVPLGKDPDECIRQDPAEWKKAIENTKPLMQYFFDQTFSKLDLEKVDHKREAARKLLGIVGRLGNRIEEDLWLKKLSQKIDVTENILKETLMKIKAGRRKQEEKAEYRQSGTAGAGNREKKAFDKKTADLTWADRLSELFLALLLKFPGNLEYAIANISPDSIGETLKSIYINLIFYYNNIGKELIFATSKAELSKFFYEDFKNWLKNQKEGEKTGELDDLTASLDHLSLLGERDYYNLETEEARKEILKISLELKRSYFDSRLKEIKKLITEAEISPKQKEGKEKEMLVLLNEFKSLNEEKRKID; encoded by the coding sequence ATGCAGCCGTCAGATGAAATAAAAGCCAAACTCGATATCGTGGACGTCATCCGCGAATACATCCAGCTTCGTCCGGCCGGGATGAATTTTCGCGCCAATTGCCCGTTTCATAACGAAAAGACGCCTTCCTTTATGGTTTCCTCGGAAAAGCAGATTTGGCATTGCTTCGGGTGCGGAAAAGGCGGCGACGTCTTGTCCTTTGTAATGGAAATGGAAGGGCTTTCATTCGTTGAAACTCTGCGCCAATTAGCGCCCCGGGCCGGAGTGGTTTTAAAAAAAGTCGATTCGCAAATTACCTCCAAAAGAAACCGCATCTTAGACATCCTCGAGCTGTCCGCGAGCTTCTACTATAAAGTTTTAAACGAAAGTCAGGAGGCCCGTCCGGCGTCTTTATATTTAAAGAAAAGGGGGCTTTCCGAGAAAACCATTGCCGAATGGAAAATCGGCTATAGCCCTGATTCCTGGGACCGGGTAATAAACCTTTTGAAAAAAAACGGCTACGACGAAAACGAAATTTTTTTGGCCGGAATGGCGACCCGGAAAGAAAACGGTTCGGGATTTTATGACCGCTTCCGCGGCCGGATAATGTTTCCGATCCGGGATTTTAACGGAAACGTTTTAGGCTTTTCGGCGCGCGTTTCGCCGGAAAAGGAAAAGACCGAAAAAATGGGAAAGTATATTAACAGCCCTCAAACTCTGGTTTACGACAAGTCAAAAGTTCTTTTCGGCTTGGATAAAGCTAAAATGGAAATAAAGAAGGCGAGCCTGGCGGTCGTAGTCGAAGGGCAGATGGATGTTATCACCGCCCACCAGGCCGGATTTTTAAACACCATCGCCTCTTCCGGGACGGCTTTGACCAGCGAGCAAGTAGCGTTATTAAAGAGATATACGGGCAATGTAGCCCTGGGCTTTGACATGGATCAGGCCGGCGAGATGGCGGCCGAGCGGGGAGCCCGCGGGGCGATGGCGGCCGGCATGAATATCTCGGTCGTTTGCGTTCCGCTCGGGAAAGACCCGGATGAGTGCATCCGGCAGGATCCGGCCGAGTGGAAAAAAGCGATTGAAAATACCAAGCCATTAATGCAGTATTTTTTCGACCAGACCTTTTCCAAATTGGATTTGGAGAAAGTCGACCACAAGCGCGAAGCCGCGAGAAAATTACTGGGTATTGTCGGCCGCCTGGGAAACCGGATCGAGGAAGATTTGTGGCTGAAAAAATTAAGCCAAAAAATCGATGTTACGGAAAATATCTTAAAAGAAACCTTAATGAAAATTAAGGCCGGCCGGAGAAAACAGGAAGAAAAAGCGGAGTACCGGCAAAGCGGAACCGCCGGGGCGGGGAATCGGGAGAAAAAGGCGTTTGATAAGAAAACGGCCGATTTAACCTGGGCGGACCGGCTTTCGGAATTATTTCTCGCTCTCCTTTTGAAATTTCCGGGAAACCTTGAATACGCTATCGCCAACATCAGCCCGGACAGTATTGGGGAAACCTTGAAATCTATTTACATTAATCTAATTTTTTATTATAATAACATTGGAAAGGAATTGATATTCGCCACTTCTAAAGCGGAATTGAGCAAATTTTTTTACGAAGATTTTAAAAATTGGCTGAAGAACCAAAAAGAAGGAGAAAAGACGGGCGAATTAGACGATTTAACAGCAAGTTTGGACCATTTATCCCTTTTAGGTGAAAGGGATTATTATAATTTAGAAACCGAAGAAGCGAGAAAAGAAATATTGAAGATTTCACTTGAACTGAAAAGGAGCTATTTTGACAGCCGGCTTAAAGAAATTAAAAAGCTCATAACCGAAGCGGAAATTTCGCCCAAACAAAAGGAAGGAAAAGAGAAAGAAATGCTCGTTTTATTAAACGAATTTAAATCCCTTAACGAAGAAAAAAGGAAAATCGATTAA